In a single window of the Arachis hypogaea cultivar Tifrunner chromosome 6, arahy.Tifrunner.gnm2.J5K5, whole genome shotgun sequence genome:
- the LOC112696326 gene encoding bZIP transcription factor 44 — protein MASSSGNSSTSTKFCGSEEDLQLLMDQKKRKRKQSNRESARRSRMRKQKHLDDLVAEVEKLKKENNEILTGVKITTQKFLNIEGENSILRVQMSELTNRLESLNHMLSFFNNNNNTITSTSPIFDSEFYHDYNFMNHHHINMCLNQPIMASSNHMFEW, from the coding sequence ATGGCCTCATCGAGTGGAAACTCGTCTACATCCACCAAATTTTGTGGCTCTGAAGAAGATTTGCAACTTCTGATGGatcaaaagaagaggaagagaaagcaGTCGAACCGCGAATCGGCGAGGAGATCTAGAATGAGGAAGCAAAAGCACTTGGATGACCTAGTTGCTGAAGTTGAGAAGCTTAAAAAGGAGAACAATGAAATCCTTACCGGAGTTAAGATCACAACACAAAAGTTTCTGAATATTGAGGGAGAAAATTCCATCTTAAGGGTCCAAATGAGTGAACTTACCAATAGGCTTGAATCACTCAATCATATGCTTAGCTtcttcaacaacaataacaacaccaTCACAAGCACTAGTCCAATTTTTGATAGTGAATTCTACCATGATTATAATTTCATGAATCATCATCACATTAACATGTGCCTTAACCAACCCATCATGGCATCTTCAAATCACATGTTTGAGTGGTGA